CCCATGCGTCTgccccaactaccactccgcgttcaaagtctgttaattcccgtcgcggccataatcacgccggagacattttcacatgaatcgccggagtacaaatgacagctctaccaacgCACAAGGTATAAACCTCGCgtatgcgatactatcgccatttgtatatgtgcatattgctgtcccatgaccTTTGCCAACTTAGTACATGCAGACACTGCCCACACTGCTTACAGGTAGGCAGCTTGTCACTTGGCTGCAATGAAGTCGCAAACTAGGAGCTGACACTTGCGTGACTGGACCGGCAGAACGACGCAACGCACCTCGTCCAGCGCCGAGGCGACGCTGGTCACTTTTGTTAGCGAGGTGACGTGACGCTGTCCACACGCATTCTGCTGGCGGCGGTCCAATGGGTGTGCTGGCACCAATGGAACGCACGCTGCCAGTGCGACGGCTGCCAAGTGCTTGTCTAGCGCCACTGCCGGCTCCCTGCCGCGGCTCTTCATTCACAGCCACGTGCCGAGGAAAACCTCTCGGTGATACGGGAGCTCTCAATGTTTTACTTAAATGTGCTAGCAAGGCGCGCTCAATCAAAAAacttcgtgcggctgcccccgtcggaggttcgagtcctccctcgggcttgggtgtgtgttttctccttagcgtaagttagtttaagttagattaagtagtgtgtaagcctagggaccgatgacctcagcagttcgatcccataggaacttaccacgaatttccaaaaaaCTTCATGTAATACTGAACTAACATTGAAATGGACTACAAATACACTCTCTTTCTGCCAGAAGGCATTTTTATACAGCCTCATCCTACACAACCACATCCAGAGACGCGaaaaatacaatgacggaaaatcgcagcaccaaaacaacaattaatgtagtgtaatgaaatttcgggaatcatcagggtagccgagagcgctaacgcgctgcttcctggactcgggtaggggcgccggtcccggatcgaatccgcccggcggattaacgacgacggccggtgtgccggccagcctggatgtggtttttagggggttttccacatcctactagctgaataccgggctggcccccacgtcccgcctcagttacacgactcgcagacatttgaaacacatttacaCTATTTCACGAtatacactggacgcagacagctggggtaccctaattccgtcccaggggttatggggtggcggcaggaagggcatccggccaccccttaaaataccCTGCGCACAAGACGGGATAATCGCGGTagcaaaagaaagagagagaatgaaatttcgggaatacttttgtctaagtaacatatgtgATTAATATTGCAACAGCACAGGTAAATGTACGAgcgagatatgccattgcaaatgtgggggtacgttaataaccgatgtaaccgccaggatgttgaGCGCAAGCATCCaatcgtgcatgcattgtgttgtcagTTTGTAGGACtgcgttccatgcctgttgcacttggtcggtcaacagaggagtggttaatactggttgtggacGCCGCTGGAGTTGTCTTTCGACGATGTCCCATTTgtgatcgattggagacatatctggtgatcgagaaggccactctgtagagcatgttgagttacaacagcggtatgtgggcgagcgttgtcctgtcgCAAAACGCAGCCcgaaatgctgttcacgaatggcaggtcgaatcagcagactgaagTACAATTCTGCAGTCAGGATACGTGGGGTAACCAAGATAGTACTCCTGTTGTCACACgaaatctcccccctccccccagaccGTAACTCTGGGTTCGTTGCAGACcttcaactggcctctttctaaccagtGTATCACTGGCAACAAGGCAGGatcagctttcatcagacaacacaacagacttccaacctaccctcaaatgagctctcgcttgacaccactggagacgCACATGAGGGTGGTTCGGCCTTAGTGGAATGCGGGCTGCAAGGCGTCTGGGCCGGAGCTGTCCTAGAAGTTCTTGTGTCTCTGCGGTGCCAATTGCTCTTCaaattgcacctgatgatgcagtacgatgcgccggaaGCATACGCCGAACCCGATGGTCTTCCCCCTCGCTAGTGTCACGTGGCTATCCGGAGCCCCGTCTTTttacgatcgtacattctcgtgaccactgtttCCAGCAATCATGTGTACTGGCTACATTCCTGAGTAGTCTCCTTGCAGCTTCGCAGAACGAACATCCATTTTTTTGTAGCCgtattacgcgacctcgttcaaactcagtgcaatGTTGCTAATGGCGTCTTgtcgcgttaaaggcattcttgacaaacatcaactcaccacgtccaatctctagCGTTCacaaccattacagcgtgtatttgaaataaacctgatttgtatcctatGACAAGAGGAAGGACTCAGACACGACCAACTGATTCGGTTCATATTTGTATGTATGTCAAGTATACACTGCTTATTCACTGCATACACATATACATGCCACATGTACACCACACGCACCCCATACACATCATACATACACCATACGTAAGTCATACATATGCCATAGGCTGCACATGCCATGCATTTGCTGTGCCAGATATGAAGTGGATACATTGCTGTTTATTTTGCCTTTAAGACACAGAGACTGTTGATGTGCATCAGTCATGTGCTGCTTCTCACTAAGAGCCACAGCTGTGCATTCTGGTGGTCATGAATCATAACTCAGCCACACTGCATGCAAGATACCTGCTCATAGAATACTGAAAACATGAAATCCGTAACACTAGTGGAACTGCATAAtttcatgtaaaaaaaggtataacAGTGTTGTAAATTAATGGAAACATTCACTTCCTGTTCTTACATACAAGGTAATGACGAGGACTCAATGTAGTATTAAAGAGGATAAAATTATTCATTATACCGAAATTTGTATATTTACAGCTGTCAATAAGCCATTCAACCAGTCATATGAGAACTCTCAAACAGCGATCAGTCGAAGCATATGGTGGCAAAGCATTCACCTTGTAAGTATTAGCAccattgatggctctgagcactatgggacttaacatctgtggtcatcagtcccctagaacttagaactaattaaacctaactaacctaaggacatcacacacatccatgcccgaggcaggattcgaacctgctaccgtagcagtcgcgcggttccggactgagcaccattgatgatgatgaataaaaatGTAGTTGATGGTATGGATGAGCTTAACTAATAATTTGTTCTTCTATCTCCTTACACACGAGGTGCCACCAGCACAGCAGCAGCAGTCACCTGATGTGTAAATAATGTTATATAACCATATCTACAGTTTAAACAAATATGGAGCATACTGAGTGTGCCAGTGTAAGTATAAAGTTGAATCCTGAATTCTGGTTATATGGAAAAACCACGATTTACTGATACCAAGGTATCCTTATCCCTGGATGAGTAGATTCGTCTATGTGGTGCTTAAGTACAGATTTCTGCTTTGTTCCATGGAAATATACACTCCCTGTCAGTGATGCTGGATGAGCATACAAACCCATCAGGGGACTTTCCAAGATCAGTTAAAATATTTAACGGCTGAGAGTGCGCACATCTGCAAGAGCTGACCTTTAAAAATCTAATGCTTGTCAGCTAAGCAGTGCAGTATGATCATAACTGTCGATTAAGCTGGCAACTGTATGTCTACCGGTTCTACGAGAAATTGTGGAGCAGCCTGCTGGTAATGGCATGCAAAACTTGTCGACCGTTAGATGAAACCGTTGTTTAACTTTACAGTCTATGCTGTGTGTCGATACAATATGGGAATCAACTCTACTGGGTATACGCATAGAACTACAGTCCTAattcattattttcataattttatcctGCTATATGTAAGAGTTTATGAATAAAAAACTGTAAGAGCTTTATATATTATTTACTCCTCTTGTATTCATATATATtttaaaagtgtatgtttgtatgtgcgtatatatgtatgtatgtacgtatgttccacCTCCATTCGTGAAGAATGAGATCGATTTCAACAAATTTGGAATGCATCTGATTTACTGTCTAGGAAGAAACACTGTGCAGGAAGGAATCACTTCCCTTTCGGAACGTTAGGGATGAGGGTGAAAAAGTATCATAGCTCACAGCATGCGAGTAGCCGGACtttattaatccagtatttgagaataagagcgctTATTGACTAGCAACAAACTTTAAACCTTATTTCATACCTccacaaaactttttctcgctgacacactccacaaaattatgaaaggagaaaagtttatcacttactacattttcgcaatCCATGCAGTAAAACTACCACATCAGGCATTACGTTtctgtttattacttctttactactaactctgttcacaaaatattttccagacagtattcacatatgtacCTGCTAAGATATATGGTTGTACAACACAtacttcagaagatatgacgttataaacactgagatgcataaggagctgccgcatcatgcatgacatttttatttattatcccTTTACTACTAagtctgttcacaacacatttcgcaaacagtatctgcatataccactggatgcacttgcaaaattatatcattgtatgacacatggtTCAGcagatatgaggtcataaacattgagctgtgtggaTACGAAACTATAGGATGAAATTCGCTAAAGATTTATGTGAAATATGAATACAAAGCCTAGTGAAATATGGTAAGTATATGTGGCAAGTGCACATGTGGTCAAAGTGGGTAAAAATC
This genomic stretch from Schistocerca cancellata isolate TAMUIC-IGC-003103 chromosome 2, iqSchCanc2.1, whole genome shotgun sequence harbors:
- the LOC126162707 gene encoding uncharacterized protein LOC126162707 isoform X1, giving the protein MKSRGREPAVALDKHLAAVALAACVPLVPAHPLDRRQQNACGQRHVTSLTKVTSVASALDEVRCVVLPVQSRTRIVYDRAFLMQLRNSPLARTPPKNLSSIPSDLIKGANVPKDDIKSEVEPILEEPQDQFAIEL